One window of the Flavobacteriales bacterium genome contains the following:
- a CDS encoding M20/M25/M40 family metallo-hydrolase yields the protein MKKWVMLFSVLAILLQSHGTKTAEINENRSDSLIIRQIFDESLVRGESYKNLEYLCKVVGHRLSGSQQAEQAVEWGESVLRKMPIDRVYLQQIEIPFWERGDKEWAAISEEYDIDFEIKTLGGSVGSDGPLQAEVVEVRSLEEVEKLGFDAINGKIVFYNRPMNPANINTFESYGGCVDQRYSGAAEAAKYGAVAVLVRSMTLLENDPHPHTGSMGYKEGVKKIPAAAISTRDANMLHAYIKGNGTAKVTININARVNENVSSYNVIGEIKGTKNPGKIITVGGHLDSWDVGQGAHDDGAGVVHSMEVLRILKSIGYKPNNTIRVVLFMNEENGNMGGKGYAQKAKRNNEFHLAAIESDRGGFSPRGFSIKGDSSQVELVRSFREMLELYGLHFFEPGYPGVDISPLMDSVNVVNNRTLLMGLVPDSQRYFDFHHSEADVFEVVNKRELELGAASMTAMVYLLDQYLR from the coding sequence ATGAAAAAATGGGTGATGTTGTTTTCTGTTTTGGCCATTTTACTACAAAGTCATGGTACTAAAACGGCAGAAATAAATGAAAACAGAAGCGATTCGTTGATTATTCGACAAATTTTTGATGAATCACTTGTGAGGGGGGAGAGTTATAAAAACCTCGAATATTTGTGTAAGGTGGTTGGCCACAGACTTAGCGGCTCCCAACAGGCAGAACAGGCTGTAGAGTGGGGGGAGAGTGTGTTGAGGAAAATGCCGATAGACAGGGTTTATCTACAGCAAATTGAAATACCTTTTTGGGAGCGGGGCGATAAAGAATGGGCAGCCATTAGCGAAGAGTACGATATTGATTTTGAAATTAAAACATTGGGAGGCAGTGTGGGGAGTGATGGGCCATTGCAGGCCGAAGTGGTGGAAGTGCGTAGTTTGGAGGAAGTGGAAAAATTGGGTTTTGATGCTATAAACGGTAAAATAGTGTTCTATAATCGCCCCATGAATCCGGCCAATATCAACACGTTTGAAAGCTATGGAGGATGTGTAGATCAACGTTATTCGGGGGCAGCAGAAGCCGCAAAATATGGGGCGGTGGCCGTGTTGGTGCGGAGTATGACATTGCTGGAAAACGACCCACATCCGCACACTGGAAGCATGGGCTATAAAGAAGGGGTGAAAAAGATTCCGGCTGCGGCTATCAGCACCCGAGATGCCAATATGCTACATGCCTATATTAAAGGAAATGGAACTGCAAAAGTGACCATAAATATCAATGCACGAGTCAACGAAAATGTTTCTTCGTACAATGTTATCGGTGAAATTAAAGGCACAAAAAATCCGGGAAAAATTATAACGGTTGGAGGTCATCTCGATAGTTGGGATGTTGGCCAAGGAGCCCACGACGATGGGGCAGGAGTGGTGCATAGCATGGAGGTGCTTCGCATTTTAAAAAGCATTGGATACAAACCCAATAATACCATTCGGGTGGTATTGTTTATGAACGAAGAAAACGGCAATATGGGCGGAAAAGGCTACGCCCAAAAAGCCAAAAGGAACAACGAATTTCATTTGGCAGCCATTGAAAGCGATAGAGGAGGTTTTAGCCCAAGAGGTTTTTCAATTAAGGGAGATTCATCGCAGGTGGAGCTGGTTCGAAGTTTTAGGGAGATGTTGGAGCTTTATGGCTTGCATTTTTTTGAGCCGGGCTATCCAGGTGTAGATATTTCTCCACTAATGGATTCGGTCAACGTGGTAAATAACCGAACGTTGCTCATGGGGCTTGTGCCTGACTCGCAGCGGTATTTTGATTTTCATCACAGCGAGGCCGACGTTTTTGAGGTGGTGAACAAGCGTGAATTGGAGCTTGGTGCGGCCTCTATGACGGCTATGGTTTATTTGTTAGACCAATATTTGCGATGA
- a CDS encoding T9SS type A sorting domain-containing protein, with protein MRIQLLLFSVFTFVCVSGQHIVPENEGQPAWEARNQYFIDQRQTSDDDNFAKNYFSAHKQMQSMQPKNHAKAEATWTPRGPFGNDDLAGIGRINSMQFHPTDTNTWFICVAQGGLWKTTNAGQSWISISGNLPILRISYLTINPKNPDEMYVALGDFAYLGHNLQANENKRNSHYGLGIYKTTDGGNSWSATGLSFAQTDFEGSLMAKVFIHPLHTDTVIAVGQTGAFLSHDGGQSWTKTHNKLFWDLEMNSQNPDVLYATTGYVHTYQYGEANILKSYDFGETWVELSSNIPKVGIVQRIELAIAPSDSNYIYAIACDNDGGFYGFYRSTNAGNSWSLRKDNTYQYNILNNSLDDEKGGQGRYDLAICVDKSDKNRVFIGGINMWQTKDGGSSFIPVTWWLLNYYHTSMHADIHEIVQHPTGTSVFACHDGGISRSFSIEDDNVADMTTNFEAQTEWVNYTKGLNITSFYRLSVNQLKPNEIMAGAQDNSTVFGDGKEFVNVSGGDGMECLFMDDAGYRYSSSQNGNIEVFSVIGSDMFYEGRIGPPQNEIGEWTTPFVEADGKMFVLYGNLYDTYFTFLDKNYTGITTSSGVPAPGTALAIEKSNANRMYFAKRGYASQGIKNSIYTSPNSGQKWDNIGSGLPDNLYPSYLEMNQDTGNQVWITFAGFDSANKVFFSKDAGQNWQNITYNLPNTSVNCVTLQPDGSGNIYVGTDMGVFYLLKDTNVWQPYNNGLPPVIVSELEVDTTNKTLVAATFGRGLWEVGLLPYTPKKDGVTTIENVTSVIQLYPNPVKEVLYIEFADLRRKNVELKIVDITGKVVFAESNDRNDSTQKVDVSHLLSGEYFVVATFKLGNFHHREVQRFVKY; from the coding sequence ATGAGAATCCAACTTCTACTTTTTTCTGTTTTTACTTTTGTTTGTGTTTCTGGTCAGCACATAGTTCCTGAAAACGAAGGTCAACCTGCTTGGGAAGCCCGAAACCAATACTTTATTGACCAACGCCAAACTTCAGATGACGACAATTTTGCCAAAAATTATTTTTCGGCACACAAACAAATGCAGAGCATGCAACCAAAAAATCATGCAAAAGCAGAAGCCACTTGGACTCCTCGTGGGCCGTTTGGCAACGATGATTTGGCCGGAATTGGCCGCATAAACTCCATGCAATTCCACCCAACCGATACCAATACATGGTTTATTTGTGTGGCACAAGGCGGGCTTTGGAAAACCACTAATGCCGGCCAAAGTTGGATTTCTATTTCCGGTAATCTGCCCATTTTGCGGATTTCATATTTAACAATAAACCCCAAAAATCCCGACGAAATGTACGTGGCTTTGGGCGATTTTGCCTATTTGGGTCACAACCTGCAAGCCAACGAAAACAAAAGAAATAGCCACTACGGACTGGGTATTTATAAAACCACTGATGGTGGGAATAGCTGGAGTGCAACAGGACTTTCGTTTGCTCAAACGGATTTTGAAGGTTCGTTAATGGCCAAAGTTTTTATCCATCCTTTGCACACAGATACCGTTATTGCCGTTGGGCAAACAGGGGCATTTCTTAGCCATGACGGTGGACAAAGCTGGACTAAAACCCACAATAAATTGTTCTGGGATTTGGAAATGAACAGTCAAAACCCCGATGTGCTTTATGCTACCACCGGATATGTGCACACCTACCAATATGGCGAGGCAAATATTTTAAAATCGTATGATTTTGGCGAAACGTGGGTCGAACTTTCTTCGAATATACCAAAAGTGGGAATTGTTCAACGAATTGAGCTGGCCATAGCCCCAAGCGATAGCAACTACATCTACGCCATTGCCTGCGACAATGACGGCGGTTTTTATGGATTTTATCGCTCCACCAATGCCGGAAACTCATGGTCATTACGCAAAGATAATACCTACCAATACAATATTCTAAACAATTCGTTGGATGACGAAAAAGGAGGACAGGGTAGATACGATTTGGCAATTTGTGTTGATAAATCCGACAAAAACCGAGTATTTATTGGCGGCATAAATATGTGGCAAACCAAAGATGGTGGCAGCTCGTTCATACCCGTAACGTGGTGGTTGCTAAACTATTATCACACCAGTATGCACGCCGATATACATGAAATTGTTCAGCATCCAACGGGTACTTCTGTTTTTGCTTGTCACGATGGAGGCATTTCTCGCAGTTTTTCTATTGAAGATGATAATGTGGCCGATATGACTACCAACTTTGAGGCACAAACCGAGTGGGTCAATTATACCAAAGGCCTCAATATTACCTCTTTTTATCGGTTGAGTGTAAATCAGTTAAAACCCAACGAAATAATGGCCGGAGCTCAGGATAATTCCACTGTTTTTGGCGATGGAAAAGAGTTTGTAAATGTGAGTGGCGGAGACGGTATGGAGTGCCTTTTTATGGATGATGCCGGCTACCGATATTCATCATCACAAAACGGAAACATTGAGGTTTTTTCTGTAATAGGTTCGGATATGTTTTACGAAGGAAGAATTGGCCCACCACAGAATGAGATTGGTGAGTGGACTACACCTTTTGTAGAAGCAGATGGGAAAATGTTTGTTTTATATGGCAATCTCTACGATACCTATTTTACATTTTTAGATAAAAACTATACCGGAATAACTACCAGTAGTGGTGTTCCGGCACCAGGCACTGCATTGGCCATCGAAAAAAGCAATGCAAACCGAATGTATTTTGCAAAACGTGGCTATGCCAGTCAGGGCATAAAAAACAGTATTTATACATCGCCCAATTCTGGCCAAAAATGGGACAATATTGGCTCGGGACTGCCTGATAACCTGTATCCAAGTTATTTGGAAATGAATCAAGATACAGGTAACCAAGTTTGGATAACCTTTGCAGGATTCGATTCGGCCAACAAGGTGTTTTTTAGCAAAGATGCAGGACAAAATTGGCAGAACATTACCTACAATTTGCCGAATACATCGGTAAACTGCGTGACCTTGCAGCCCGATGGCAGCGGAAATATTTATGTGGGTACCGATATGGGTGTGTTCTATCTGCTGAAAGATACCAATGTCTGGCAACCTTACAATAACGGTCTGCCTCCAGTTATTGTTTCGGAGTTGGAAGTAGATACAACCAACAAAACTTTGGTGGCGGCCACTTTTGGCCGAGGTCTATGGGAAGTGGGCTTGTTGCCCTATACTCCTAAAAAGGATGGAGTTACAACAATAGAAAATGTGACCTCCGTTATTCAACTTTACCCCAATCCGGTAAAAGAGGTTTTGTATATTGAATTTGCCGATTTGCGAAGGAAAAATGTGGAGTTGAAAATTGTTGATATAACCGGAAAAGTTGTTTTTGCAGAAAGCAATGATAGAAATGATTCGACTCAAAAAGTTGATGTAAGTCATTTGTTGTCGGGCGAATACTTTGTTGTGGCAACGTTTAAATTGGGGAATTTTCACCACAGAGAAGTTCAACGTTTCGTGAAGTATTAG
- a CDS encoding N-acetyltransferase, translating into MIRNAELGDAMAIADIYNHFVLHSIATFDEELITEEIIKQRIELTQKSKVFLSCLVHDELVGYAYASDWKIKSAYRFTVETTIYLKPDFAGKGIGKMLYMELLKQLSEKGFKVAIGGISIPNPASIALHENLGFIQVAHFKNVGFKFNNWIDVGYWQLNLTGF; encoded by the coding sequence ATAATTCGCAATGCCGAATTGGGTGATGCAATGGCTATTGCCGATATTTACAATCACTTCGTTCTGCATTCCATAGCTACTTTTGACGAAGAGTTGATTACTGAAGAAATCATTAAACAGAGAATAGAACTGACACAAAAAAGCAAAGTTTTTTTGTCTTGTTTAGTGCATGACGAACTGGTTGGCTATGCTTATGCCAGCGATTGGAAAATAAAGTCGGCATATCGGTTTACGGTAGAAACCACCATATATTTAAAACCGGATTTTGCTGGAAAAGGAATTGGAAAAATGTTGTATATGGAACTTTTGAAACAATTGAGTGAAAAGGGTTTTAAAGTGGCCATTGGTGGCATTTCCATTCCCAATCCAGCCAGCATAGCGTTGCACGAAAATTTGGGTTTTATTCAAGTAGCTCATTTTAAAAACGTGGGTTTTAAATTTAATAATTGGATTGATGTGGGGTATTGGCAATTGAACCTGACAGGTTTTTAA